The Actinomyces lilanjuaniae genome segment GCGGTGCGGTGGTGGTCAGCAGGCGGCCGCGCTCGGTCAGGGCCTCGTGGACCAGGGCGAAGTCGAGCTGGTAGAGGTAGCGCAGCCCGCCGTGGACGAGCTTGGAGGAGTAGGACGAGGTTCCGGCGGCCCAGTCGCCCATCTCGACGATGCCTGTGCGTAGGCCGCGGGAGGCGGCGTCCAGGGCGATGCCGGCGCCGGTGACTCCGCCGCCGACGACAAGGAGGTCGAGCCCCTCGGAGGAGGTGAGCTCGGCCAGTGCCGCCTGGCGCTGGCTGTGGTTGAGGGCTGTGGAGGGTTGATCAGTGGCGGGGCTCATGAGCTGTCTCCTGTCAGCGTTGGCTGTGCCTGCACTGGTGCCAGCCTCGTGCTGGGCTGGAACCTGCGCCATCTCTGCGGACGGGCGTGCAGGTGGGGGGAGGTGACCTGAACGTCGTTGCGGGACCGCAGCCCCTCCCAGAGGCGCCTTCTGGCCGGGTGCCAGGGGTGCCGGTGCCCGACGGGGAGCGGTCGCTCGAGAGAAGTAACAGAACTTCTGTTGTTTTTAACAAAAAATGTGTTTATAGTGGAGGGGTCAGGCAGCGCAGGCCTGAGCCCTGGCCCGTCGGCCCGCCCGGTTCGAGGGCGGGCTCACGTTGGCCCCAGCAGGGTGGCGGTCCCGGGCCGCCGGGCCGTGCGCGTCGGACTCGCAGCACCGTCGCTGCCCTCACACCTGGAGAGCGCTATGTCCTCACAGTCAGCACAGTCAGCACCACAAGCCGTCTCGCAACAAGAACCGCAGCCAGTCTCACGGTCGGCTTCTCAGCCAGCCTCCCCACCAGCACCGTCCTCACCGACGTCACCTCCTTCCTCCCGCCGGGCGGGCTCACGCCCGGTCCGGCCCGGCCACCCTGAGGCTTCGCCCGGGTCGGCACCGGGGCTGACTCCCTCGGGTTCGGAGGCCTCCCTGCCCACCTGGCCCGACCAGGCCCTTGTCGTGGGAGTCGACTTCGGCACGCTGTCCGGCCGCGCGGTCGTGGTCCGCGCCGCTGACGGCGCGGAGCTGGCCAGCGCCACCCACGACTACGAGCACGCCGTCATGGATTCCCGCCTCACCGCTGGTGACGGGCGTGAGCTGCCTCCTGACTGGGCGCTTCAGGACCCCGCTGACTACCTCGCCGTGCTGCAGCGCGCGGTGCCTGAGGCCTTGGAGGCAGCCCGCCGTGACCACGGGGCCAGTGCCCGCGACGTCGTCGGTCTTGCCGTTGACGCCACCTCCAGTACCGTCATGCCAGCCAAGGCCGACGGGACACCCCTGGCGCAGGTACCCGGCTTCGCCAACCGCCCCCACGCCTGGGTCAAGCTGTGGAAGCACCACGCTGCCCAGGCCCAGGCGGACCGGCTCACCGAGCTCGCCAGCCAGCGCCAGGAGCCCTGGCTGGCCCGCTACGGGGGCGTGGTCTCCAGCGAGTGGTCGATGCCCAAAGCCCTGCAGGTCTACGAGGAGGACCGCGAGGTCTTCGAGGTCATGGACCTGTGGGTAGAGGCCGCGGACTGGATCGTGTGGCAGCTGTGCGGCCGCTATGTCCCCAGCGCCTGCACGGTGGGGTACAAGCTTCTCTACCAGGACGGCCGCTACCCTGACGAGGAGCTCCTGGAGGAGCTGTCCCCCGGGTTCAGCGAGCTCAGCAGGAGCCGCCTGCCTCGTGAGACCTTTCCCCTGGGGGCGAGGGCCGGAGGGCTGAGCGCCCAGGCGGCTGCCTGGACCGGGCTGCCCCAGGGGGTGGCCGTAGCCGTGGCCAACGTGGACGCCCACGTGACCGCGCCTGCGGCCCAGGTGGTCGACCCCGGTCAGGTCCTGGCCATCATGGGGACCTCGACCTGCCTGGTGACCGTCAGCGAGGTGCTGGCCGAGGTCCCGGGCATGAGTGGCGTCGTGGACGGCGGCGTCGTGAAGGGGCTGTGGGGCTACGAGGCCGGGCAGTCCGGCGTCGGTGACATCTTCGCCTGGTTCGTCCAGTCCTGCCTGCCCGGCTCCTACCACCAGGAGGCCCGCCGCCAGGGAGTGAGTATCTACCGCTACCTGGGCGAGCTGGCCGCCCGCCAGGAGGTGGGTGAGCACGGGCTGCTCGCCCTGGACTGGCAGTCGGGCAACCGCAGCGTGCTGGCCGACTCCCGGCTCAGCGGCATGATCCTGGGGCTGACCCTCCAGACCCGCCCCGAGGAGATCTACCGGGCACTGGTCGAGGCCACGGCCTTTGGGGCGCGCACCATTATCGAGGCCTACGCCACCGCGGGCGTAGGCGCTACCGAACTGGTGGCTGCGGGCGGGCTGGTCAAGGATCCCTTCCTCATGCAGGTCTACTGCGACGTCCTGGGCGTGCCGGTCTCCGTGCTGGAGTCCAGCCAGGGTCCTGCCCTGGGCGCGGCCATCCACGCCGCGGTCGCAGCCGGGTGCTACCCGGACGTACGGGCGGCCTCGGCGGTGATGGGACGGCGCACCCGTGCGGCCTACACCCCTGACCCTGAGGCCCACGCCGCCTATGACGCCCTGTTCGCGGAGTACACGCTCCTGCACGACTACTTCGGCCGTGGCACCAACGAGGTTATGCACCGCTTGGGGGACCTGCGGCGCCAGGCCGTGGGTACTGGCGCTCTGAGCGCGCACGCAGGCAGGACAGGGGCGGTGCAGGAGACAGTGCAGGAGACGACAGTGCAGGGGAAGGAGCAGCAGACATGGCACTGAGGATCGTCGTCGCCGGGGACTCGGTGGGAGCCGACTACAAGGAGGCCATCAAGGCCGACCTGGAGGAGGACCCGCGGGTCGAGGAGGTCATCGACCTCGGAGCCACACCTGGTGAGGAGGCCACCTACCCGGGGCTCGGCTTCGCGGGTGCCCGGCTCATCGCCCAGGGGCGGGCCGACCGGGGGGTGTTCGTGTGCGGCACGGGCATGGGCATGGCCATCTGTGCCAACAAGGTACCGGGGGTGCGCGCCTGCACCGCCCACGACTCCTTCTCCGTGGAGCGCCTCATCATGTCCAACGACGCCCACGTGCTGTGCCTGGGTCAGCGGGTGATCGGCCGTGAGCTCGCCCGCAGGCTGGCCGGGGAGTTCCTCAGCTACACCTTCGACCCGGCGTCCCACTCCAAGGCCAATATCGACCTCCTGGACCGCCTGGAGGCCGAGGTCGGCAGCGCAACTACCTAGGGCCACCCACGTGGACCATCTACCTGGATCACCCGGCTAGACCACCTATCTAGACCGCCGACCTAGACCATCCACCTAGACCACCGACTTAGACCATCCACCTGGACTATCCACCTGGACCACCTACGGCGAAGGAACAACGATGTTTACCGCTTCCGTCGGGATACTCCTCTTCGGTCTCGTGCTCGCCTGCGCGGGCGGGGCCGTCGGTGCCGCGATCGGCGCCAACTACGCTTTTGTCCTTACCGGTGTCTGCGTGCTCGCCTCCTGGGGGGTGTTCGCCGCCACGGGATCGACTGTCGGCTTCGACTACCTGGCTTTCGGGCCGTTCATGGGGCCGCACGTCGCCTTCGCCGGCGGCGTGGCCGGCGCCGCCTACGCCGCCTACAGGGGCTACGTGGACGACGCCAAGGACATCAACTCCCCGCTGGCGGGCCTGGGGCGGCCCGACGTGCTCCTGGCAGGGGCGGTCTTCGGCGCCCTGGGCTACCTCGGCCAGGCCGGGATCTCCCGGGTTCCCTGGTTCGGGACCCACACCGACTCTGTAGCCCTGACTGTCCTGGTGTCCGCGTTCCTAGCGCGCTGCCTCTTCGGAGGGGCACCAGGCCGGGGACTCATGCGCGGCTCTCTGCTCAACCGGGACGCGCTGCCCAGTGGCGTCCAGGGGCTGGCCCGGCTCAGGCCCGGTGAGAACGGCCGCTGGCTCCAGTGGCAGGAGAGGCCGGCCCAGGTGGTGACCATCGGAGTGATGTTCGGGGCCTTCGCTGGCGGGGCCGCCCTCTTCCTGGCCGCCAACGTGGGTGCGCACCTGGCGGGCCGGGGACTGGCCCCCAACCTGGCCGCGGCCAACGCCAACACCTTCGCTTTCGGTATCTCGGCCGTCATCATCCTCTTCCTCATCACCAACAGAAGCATGCCGGTCCAGCACCACGTCACCAATATCGCCGGCCTGGCCGCAGTACAGTTCTTCCCGCTCCTTGAGGGCTCCTCCTTCGCCGACTACACCTGGACGGCCACCTCCTCCTGGCAGTCCGGTGCCTGGCTGTCTGCCGTGGGCGCCGTCGGCCTGGCGGCGCTCTTCGGCACAATGACGGCGTTCCTCGCCGAGGCTGCCGCGCGCCTGTGGCACAACCGGGGCACCA includes the following:
- a CDS encoding ribulokinase; its protein translation is MGVDFGTLSGRAVVVRAADGAELASATHDYEHAVMDSRLTAGDGRELPPDWALQDPADYLAVLQRAVPEALEAARRDHGASARDVVGLAVDATSSTVMPAKADGTPLAQVPGFANRPHAWVKLWKHHAAQAQADRLTELASQRQEPWLARYGGVVSSEWSMPKALQVYEEDREVFEVMDLWVEAADWIVWQLCGRYVPSACTVGYKLLYQDGRYPDEELLEELSPGFSELSRSRLPRETFPLGARAGGLSAQAAAWTGLPQGVAVAVANVDAHVTAPAAQVVDPGQVLAIMGTSTCLVTVSEVLAEVPGMSGVVDGGVVKGLWGYEAGQSGVGDIFAWFVQSCLPGSYHQEARRQGVSIYRYLGELAARQEVGEHGLLALDWQSGNRSVLADSRLSGMILGLTLQTRPEEIYRALVEATAFGARTIIEAYATAGVGATELVAAGGLVKDPFLMQVYCDVLGVPVSVLESSQGPALGAAIHAAVAAGCYPDVRAASAVMGRRTRAAYTPDPEAHAAYDALFAEYTLLHDYFGRGTNEVMHRLGDLRRQAVGTGALSAHAGRTGAVQETVQETTVQGKEQQTWH
- a CDS encoding RpiB/LacA/LacB family sugar-phosphate isomerase, which codes for MALRIVVAGDSVGADYKEAIKADLEEDPRVEEVIDLGATPGEEATYPGLGFAGARLIAQGRADRGVFVCGTGMGMAICANKVPGVRACTAHDSFSVERLIMSNDAHVLCLGQRVIGRELARRLAGEFLSYTFDPASHSKANIDLLDRLEAEVGSATT